The DNA region CCGCTTTTCGCGGGAGGACTAAGCCTGGTCGTCCACCGCTCTACATGGCTTCATGGGATCAATCTCGCAAGTATGGGTGCGCTCGTCACGGCAGAAGTGGTGATCACCCAAACCGTGCTGAGGAACGGTCCCGTGACGGCATTGGGCCAGTTGGTCTATCTCGACGCATTGTCGACCTTCATTCTATTCATTATTGGAGTGGTCGGACTGGCCTGTTCGTTCTATATGCGTTCGTACATGGACGAACAAGTCGTGCGGGGCGTGATCGCGCCCGGACGTCTCAACCTGTTCTTTTTTCTCTTCCATATGTTTCTCCTTGCCATGGTGGTTGCGACCATTGCGAACAGCGTCGGGGTCCAGTGGGTGGCCATCGAGGCGACGACGCTCGCGACCACCTTTCTGATTGCGTTTTGGAGGCGACGAGAGTCGCTGGAAGCCGGATGGAAATACCTCATTTTATGTTCGGTCGGCATTTCGCTCGCCTTGTTCGGCGTCGTGCTGTTGTATTACTCATCACTCCATGTGCTGAGCGATGCGAGTCAAGGGTTGAACGTGACGGAGCTACTTCCTGTGGCTGATCGGCTCAATCCCCAGGTGCTCAAGTTGGCCTTCATCTTCATCCTGGTTGGGTATGGCACCAAGGTGGGACTCGTCCCGATGCATAGTTGGCTGCCGGATGCCTACACAGAGGCCCCGGCGCCGGTCGTCGCCATGCTCGCCGGTGTTCTCGAAGTGGTTGCAGCCTATGCCATCCTACGGGTAAGAGTCATCGTTGACCACGCCGTTCCGTTTGCCTTTGCTGGTGGACTGTTGGCATTGCTTGGCTTTGCTTCATTTGTGACGGCGGCGTTCTTCATCCTCATCCAGCACAACTATAAGCGGCTGTTTGCCTATTCCAGCATCGAGCATATGGGTATTGCCATGATTGGGTTTGGGGTCGGAGGTGCGCTGGGAACCTTCGGAGGTCTGTTTCATCTCTTGAATCACGCCTTGGCGAAATCGATGGCTTTTTTTGCTGCGGGTAACATTCACCGTCGCTTTCACACCGTGGAAATCGCCGAGGTACAAGGGTTGGCCATGGCGCAACCTTGGACGGCCATGGCACTGATGATATCGGGATTGGCCTTATCGGCGCTTCCACCGTTTGCGGCATTTGGCAGCGAAGTCCAGATTCTCACGGCTTTGGCTTCGCAGGGGGTTCCGGGAACGGAGTTTGCCGGCACCGAGGGCATGGTAACGGTGACCTTATCGGATCAATTCGTTCGGATCGCACTCGCTTCAGTCTTTCTGGTCTCCGCGGTTCTTTCGTTCGGCGGACTACTGTATCGCATCACCGGAATGGTGTGGGGGACACCGCCTGAGGGAATTGTCCGGGGAGAAATCTGGACACTCGGCCATCTACCGATCATTCTGCTTACCGGAGCGCTTATTGGATTCAGCGTGTTTCTGCCCCAGCCCATACAACAACTCTTGGAACAAGCGACCAGAATTCTGGTGGTTCAATAGGAGAGGTTGAGCATGACCAAGACCGAGTTCTCTGACGATCTGCTCACAACTGCGTTCCCGAGTATTCTGAAGAATCGCCCGATCTGTGCGCAGTCTTCACATTTCGCGGTCCCCAAGGACCTTGTGCCGGCGATCACCCACTACATTCATACCCAACCGAGCTTGCGTGGCCGTTTGACGCTCCTATGGGCCTGTGATTATCGCCCCGTTCGTGAGACCTATGGGCTCTACTACTTGTTCACGCTAGAGCGTTCTCACCACTGGGTGGTATTGTCCACCGAAACGGCAGGCACCGATCGACTGTTTCCGTCTATTACCCCCCATCTTCATGCCGCGCAGTGGTATGAGCGAGAGATCCGCGACATGTTCGGGTTGATTCCCCAAGGGCACCCTGATCTGCGGCGTCTGGTACGTCATGAACATTGGCGAAAAGGGACACACCCGCTCAGAAAAGACTTCTCCTGGGACGCCACGCTGGGTCGACAGCAGGGTGAACATCACTTCCGCCATATTGAAGGAGAAGGGGTATTTGAAGTGCCGGTGGGACCCATCCATGCCGGGATCATTGAGTCGGGACATTTTCGGTTTTCCGTGGCCGGTGAACCGATTATGCAACTCGAGCTACGTCATTTTTGGAAACACCGTGGTGTGGAGAAACTTTTTGAGCAACAGCTGCTGATTGATGCGGTGCCGCTGGCGGAACGCGTGTCCGGAGATACGACAGTCGGGCACGCACTCGCCTATTGCCAGGCCGTAGAAGCACTCCTACACCTTGAAGTACCTCGGCGCGCCAAGTACCTCCGCGCGCTCTTTTTAGAACTCGAACGACTGTACAATCATCTCGGCGACATTGGAGCCATGTGCAATGACACAGCCTATGCGCTCGCTCACGCCCATTGTGGCCGTATGAAGGAACAGATTATGCAGCTCAATGATCGGTTGACAGGGTCTCGGTTCCTTCGAGGCGTCATCCAAGTGGGAGGAGTGACCCGGGACATAGAGAACACCCAACTCGCCAAGATTGTCGAGGAACTGACCCGAATCCAGTCCGACTTCTCCGAAGTGGGGGCCATCATTTTTGCGAACGCCTCCCTCACCGATCGGTTGGAGACGACAGGGATTCTCAATGAGCAAACGGCATGGGATCATGCAGTGATCGGCATCGTAGGCCGGGCATCGGGCATGAATTATGATCTCAGGCGTGATCGGCCGTTCGCCGCATATGACGAACTACCCGTAAATGTGGCCCTCTATCGCTACGGTGACGCGAGGGCCAGGTTACGCGTTCGCGGCGATGAGATCCATGAATCCATTCGGCTCATTCGCGAAATGCGCGATAAGATTCCGGACGGTCCGATTGCCGGTCAACCCAGTTCTTCGCCGAATCCCGGCGACTGGACACTGGCAGCGGTTGAAGGGTGGCGCGGCGAGATTCTGTATATGGTGATGGCAGGGGAAGACGGCCGGATTCATCGGTGCAAGGTCCGCGACCCGTCCTTTGTGAACTGGCCTGCTATTCAATGGGCGGTACTGGGCAATATTATCCCGGACTTTCCACTCATCAACAAGAGCTTCAACCTCTCATACGCCGGGAATGATCTGTAGGGAGACCGAACATGTTCCGTATCATCAAAAAGAGTCTGAAGATCGGAGTCGTGACGGGTCGTTATCAAAAAGCTGATAGGGCTGCTGTACCAGTGCCCCCTGAAGCGAAGGACAAGACAAGACCCTTCAAACGATCCCTCGCGATCCGTGAAGTGGATACCGGATCCTGCAACGCCTGTGAAATGGAAATGAACGCGCTCTTGAACCCCGTGTACGATGCTGAACGGTTCGGTATTCACATCGCCGCGTCGCCACGTCATGCGGATGCGTTGGTCGTCACGGGACCCGTCACTGTCAACATGGAGCGGGCGTTGAAAGATGTGCACAGGCAAACGCCTGATCCGAAGATCGTCATTGCGCTCGGCGACTGTGCAATCAACTGCGGCCTATTCAAAGGCAGCTATGCGGTTACGGGTCCGGTCGATCGTCATATTCCCGTCGATGTCAGAATTTCTGGTTGCCCGCCGCGTCCAGCAGAAATTCTTGAGGCATTGTCGGAATTGCGAGGAAATGGCCAGAAGGCGTAGCGGTGAAAAGTCTGGCATCGATCTGACGGGCCACGGTCGGTATAGGACCTGCGACAGGGTTGAACGTTAAGGAGTACGGGCACAGTTTTTTCAACAGCCCACTACGTCACCTTCTTGCCGTCAAGCACTTCTCGAACTTTCTGGGTGAGCACATTCGGCGTAAACGGTTTATGGAGAAAGGCGGTGTCCCGCCTGACCCCTCCCTGGTCGAACACCGGATGGTCAGGGTATCCCGACATGTAGAGAACCTTGAGCTCAGGCCGCACGACCGTCAACTTCTCCGCCACCTCCGGCCCACTCATCTGTGGCATCGCCACGTCGGTCAAGAGCAGATGGATCTGCCCCAAATGCTTGGCGCCCGTCAGAAGCGCCTCAATGCCGTGACGCGCGACCAACACCTCATACCCACTGAGGCGCAGGGTCTCCTGCACAAGGCCTCGAACCGATGGATCATCCTCGACCACCAGAATCGTCTCTCGTCCGGTCGCTCGACTGATCGATCCTCCGACGGTCGGAGCCGTCTGAACGGCCTCGTTCACTTTTGGAAAGAAAATCTTGCAGACAGTTCCCTGCCCCATCTTGCTCTCGATCGCGATCGTCCCCCCGCTTTGCTTCACGATCCCGTACACCGTCGACAACCCAAGCCCCGTCCCCTTCCCCTTTTCTTTCGTGGTAAAAAACGGCTCAAACAGATGTGATTGCGTTTCTTCACTCATGCCATGACCCGTATCCCGCATCTCAAGGAGCACGTAGGGACCTGGCTCAAGCATCACCGCATGACGGCGACTGCCCTTCCCGATGGTCACGTTCTTCGTCTGGATGGTCAGCTTCCCTCCCGTCGGCATGGCATCCCGGGCATTGACCGCCAGATTCATAATCACCTGCTCGATTTGTCCTGGATCCGCCTTAATGGCCCAGAGCTTCTGATCCAGATCTTCGGAAAGTTCGACGACGTCCTCTCCCAGAAGTCGTCTCAACATCTGATCCATATTCATGACCAGTGCATTCAAGTCCAGGACCTTCGCCGCCACAAATTGGCGCCGGCTGAACGCCAGTAGCTGGCTGGTCAAGCCTGCCGCCCGATCCGCAGCCTTCTTCACTTCATCCATCTCCCGTCGTGCCGGATCCCCTGGTGCCAAGCGACTCAAAATCAACTCGCTATAGCCGCGAATGACCGTCAATAAGTTATTAAAATCATGGGCCACACCACCGGCGAGCCGCCCGACGGCCTCCATCTTTTGGGCTTGCCGGAGTTGCGCCTCAGTCTGGCGTAAGGCCTCCTCGGCTCTCGTCCGCTCCCCGAATTGCCCGATCTTCAACCCGACATCGGCGATCATGCTGATTAACTCATTGTCCGACTCACGGACCTGATGGCTGAAAAACTCGATCACCCCCTCGATGTCCCCGCCGATACGGATCGGAAAACCGAAGGCGCTCCGCACACCCGTCTTAGCAGCCAGATCAGCCCGAATAAAGGCGGGCTCCGTCGTCACATCTCTGACCCAGACAGGACTTCCGCTCTCGAGAATCCTACCTGGTAATCCCACTCCCGGCTTGAAGACTTGAGACTGTACCCCGGTAATGAAAGCATCGGTCACACCCGTTTCGACTTGCCAATGATTGAGACAGCGCAAGGTCCCCGACTGTTTTTCCAGTCTCCAAAAGACCCCCAGGTCCCATTCCAGACTCTCACCGACTGCTTGGATAATTTTCGGAACCGCTTGCTCCAGTGTGATCGATTCCGAAAGCACCCGCGTCACCGCATATTGGGAAGCCAGACGTCGTTCAGCTTGACGGCGATCCGTGATATCGCGGACAAACGCACTGAAGATATAGGTTTCCCCGATCCGTGCCGGAGAGACGGCCAGCTCGACCGGAAACTCATGACCGTCCCGATGCCGTGCCGCAATCTCGATCCGCCGATTCAGCACCGGGCCGACACCGGTCTTGAGATACTCTCGGATCCCACCGGCATGGGCCTCCCGGTCACGTTCCGGAATAATGGTCTCGGACAGCAATCTCCCCATCGCCTCTTCTCTCGCCCATCCAAAAATGGCCGTGGCCTGCGCATTCCACTCCGTCACGATACCGGCCGCATCGATCGTAATCACCCCATCAAGAGCCGTATCGACGATGGCCCGATTCCGTTCCTGGCTCTGCAGCAACGCCGCTTCCGCGGCACGAGCCCACGCACTTTCTTGCTGGGCTTGCCGATATTCTGCCCGTAATCGACTGGTCGACCAGAGTAATAACACCAGAAGGGGAAGCCAGACGGCGGCAACGATGCCCCGCTCCACACGGGCGAGCATGAACGTCCCCACCCCAAGCGTAGTCAGCGTGAGAAGAACCATCACAAAGGTGATCCATTCATAGCGCCGAGTCGTTGAGGCTGTTCGCTCTTCCGAATGCGTCATGCGGCCTCCCTTGTTACGATCCAGGTCGCCAAGACCGAGGTTGGGTGATAGGCTGACTTTGCCGCACGCAGCCCTGGAAGCCCGGCATCATCCATGGCATTGATCCACACCGCTCCTTGCGCCGACGCCATGCGACAGGTTTCTCGGAAGACCCATTGGGCGAGACCGGGGATGGTGCGGTCCGCCACTTCAAAAAGAATGCACCAGGTGTGTGGCGTCAACCAGTACCCAAACGTGTACGCCGCGAGATCGTTATTAACCTTGCCCACGGTGCCCGACAGACCAATCTGGTCATATTCTTGAAAGACACGAGCATGGGCGGATTCCGCATCCTCCAAAAGCAACATCCCCATCTGATCGAGCTGCCCTCGGCGCTTCTGGTCAGCCCACCGTCGATGCAATGCCATACAGGCCTCACGATGTTCACTCCGGTACGGCTCGATCGTGATCGTCTGTTCCCGCGCTGCTCGATTGCAGAGCGCGCGCTGAGATTTATAGGAATCGCCCGCCAGAGTGGCCAGCGTCGATGCAGAATACAGGTAGTCACCGTCTTTCTTGTAGAATTGACATCCCTCGATACTCAATAGCTGTCGTTGCGCATCCGTCACATTTTCAATCCGACTCACCGGTGACGGTCCGTTCCATCGACGCATCAGCCCGAAGGCGTCATCCACGGATTGATCCAAGGGCCCTGGCCCGATCGGCGGCAGCGGCATGAACCATCCATCAGGAGATTGGGCAAAGAGAAACAAGGTATCAGCCCTGTCCAACCACCAACAGGGCAGCAATGAGGTCCAGATGTAATGATAGGGAAAGGCAAAAGCCGCCGGCGTGTCGTCCCGAAGTACCTGCGCTTGTTCAAGCGCCTTTGCCATATGCGATGCATTTAACAGAGTAAGTGGCTGGAGCCGCGGATCGATTTGTGCCGCTCGAATGCGTACCGTCACTTTCGGCAGTGGCTTCAGCACCACCACGTCATCCTGAAATCGTCCGATCAGTCGAGGATTCGCAGCCAGCTGTTCGATCATCGCGTCGCTCTGCAATACCTGGTCAACCTGTTCGGCATAGCCCTGAATCGAACGAGAAGGCTCGTCCCGCATGAACGGGCATTTCG from Candidatus Nitrospira nitrosa includes:
- a CDS encoding hydrogenase large subunit, giving the protein MTKTEFSDDLLTTAFPSILKNRPICAQSSHFAVPKDLVPAITHYIHTQPSLRGRLTLLWACDYRPVRETYGLYYLFTLERSHHWVVLSTETAGTDRLFPSITPHLHAAQWYEREIRDMFGLIPQGHPDLRRLVRHEHWRKGTHPLRKDFSWDATLGRQQGEHHFRHIEGEGVFEVPVGPIHAGIIESGHFRFSVAGEPIMQLELRHFWKHRGVEKLFEQQLLIDAVPLAERVSGDTTVGHALAYCQAVEALLHLEVPRRAKYLRALFLELERLYNHLGDIGAMCNDTAYALAHAHCGRMKEQIMQLNDRLTGSRFLRGVIQVGGVTRDIENTQLAKIVEELTRIQSDFSEVGAIIFANASLTDRLETTGILNEQTAWDHAVIGIVGRASGMNYDLRRDRPFAAYDELPVNVALYRYGDARARLRVRGDEIHESIRLIREMRDKIPDGPIAGQPSSSPNPGDWTLAAVEGWRGEILYMVMAGEDGRIHRCKVRDPSFVNWPAIQWAVLGNIIPDFPLINKSFNLSYAGNDL
- a CDS encoding NADH-quinone oxidoreductase subunit B family protein; the encoded protein is MFRIIKKSLKIGVVTGRYQKADRAAVPVPPEAKDKTRPFKRSLAIREVDTGSCNACEMEMNALLNPVYDAERFGIHIAASPRHADALVVTGPVTVNMERALKDVHRQTPDPKIVIALGDCAINCGLFKGSYAVTGPVDRHIPVDVRISGCPPRPAEILEALSELRGNGQKA
- a CDS encoding PAS domain S-box protein, translated to MTHSEERTASTTRRYEWITFVMVLLTLTTLGVGTFMLARVERGIVAAVWLPLLVLLLWSTSRLRAEYRQAQQESAWARAAEAALLQSQERNRAIVDTALDGVITIDAAGIVTEWNAQATAIFGWAREEAMGRLLSETIIPERDREAHAGGIREYLKTGVGPVLNRRIEIAARHRDGHEFPVELAVSPARIGETYIFSAFVRDITDRRQAERRLASQYAVTRVLSESITLEQAVPKIIQAVGESLEWDLGVFWRLEKQSGTLRCLNHWQVETGVTDAFITGVQSQVFKPGVGLPGRILESGSPVWVRDVTTEPAFIRADLAAKTGVRSAFGFPIRIGGDIEGVIEFFSHQVRESDNELISMIADVGLKIGQFGERTRAEEALRQTEAQLRQAQKMEAVGRLAGGVAHDFNNLLTVIRGYSELILSRLAPGDPARREMDEVKKAADRAAGLTSQLLAFSRRQFVAAKVLDLNALVMNMDQMLRRLLGEDVVELSEDLDQKLWAIKADPGQIEQVIMNLAVNARDAMPTGGKLTIQTKNVTIGKGSRRHAVMLEPGPYVLLEMRDTGHGMSEETQSHLFEPFFTTKEKGKGTGLGLSTVYGIVKQSGGTIAIESKMGQGTVCKIFFPKVNEAVQTAPTVGGSISRATGRETILVVEDDPSVRGLVQETLRLSGYEVLVARHGIEALLTGAKHLGQIHLLLTDVAMPQMSGPEVAEKLTVVRPELKVLYMSGYPDHPVFDQGGVRRDTAFLHKPFTPNVLTQKVREVLDGKKVT
- a CDS encoding hydrogenase 4 subunit F; amino-acid sequence: MIAVMVLLIAPLFAGGLSLVVHRSTWLHGINLASMGALVTAEVVITQTVLRNGPVTALGQLVYLDALSTFILFIIGVVGLACSFYMRSYMDEQVVRGVIAPGRLNLFFFLFHMFLLAMVVATIANSVGVQWVAIEATTLATTFLIAFWRRRESLEAGWKYLILCSVGISLALFGVVLLYYSSLHVLSDASQGLNVTELLPVADRLNPQVLKLAFIFILVGYGTKVGLVPMHSWLPDAYTEAPAPVVAMLAGVLEVVAAYAILRVRVIVDHAVPFAFAGGLLALLGFASFVTAAFFILIQHNYKRLFAYSSIEHMGIAMIGFGVGGALGTFGGLFHLLNHALAKSMAFFAAGNIHRRFHTVEIAEVQGLAMAQPWTAMALMISGLALSALPPFAAFGSEVQILTALASQGVPGTEFAGTEGMVTVTLSDQFVRIALASVFLVSAVLSFGGLLYRITGMVWGTPPEGIVRGEIWTLGHLPIILLTGALIGFSVFLPQPIQQLLEQATRILVVQ
- a CDS encoding phosphatidylglycerol lysyltransferase domain-containing protein: MDLIATDSKQLTKPLPQLVPGSTCFRCDVCCRFPEADSFLRPYFTRQEITKAVAHGVPHSLFPDKSGSQIDLVKHPHGEGYLCPAFDAASGQCGIYNARPLDCQLYPLALMWDASGQEVLLGWDTKCPFMRDEPSRSIQGYAEQVDQVLQSDAMIEQLAANPRLIGRFQDDVVVLKPLPKVTVRIRAAQIDPRLQPLTLLNASHMAKALEQAQVLRDDTPAAFAFPYHYIWTSLLPCWWLDRADTLFLFAQSPDGWFMPLPPIGPGPLDQSVDDAFGLMRRWNGPSPVSRIENVTDAQRQLLSIEGCQFYKKDGDYLYSASTLATLAGDSYKSQRALCNRAAREQTITIEPYRSEHREACMALHRRWADQKRRGQLDQMGMLLLEDAESAHARVFQEYDQIGLSGTVGKVNNDLAAYTFGYWLTPHTWCILFEVADRTIPGLAQWVFRETCRMASAQGAVWINAMDDAGLPGLRAAKSAYHPTSVLATWIVTREAA